The Streptomyces sp. NBC_00510 genomic interval AGCAACCGCTCCTGCCCACGTCGACCCGGTCCGTGGACAGATCGCCCGAACGAGAGACCTTGAGATCGGGTCCTGGGCCGGTGCAGGGCTCCCGCGAGGCACTCGGCGCCCGCCGCAGGCGATGAACCGCCCGGTGGTCACCGTGCAGGGGCCGCGGATGTGCCACCGTCGCCTGGTCGACGGTTCAGTCTGGTCCGGTGCCCGCAGGTGGCCGCGTCTTGTGCTCGAGCATGGCGAGGAAGCTTTCGGCCGCGTCGTGGACGCGGTCTCGATCGCCGGTGGCGAGGAGGTCGAGCAGGAGACCGCGGATCGTGGCGATCACCAGGGTGGCCGTGCGCGTTGCCGTCGCCGGGTCGGTGTCTGCGCCCTGCGCGTCGCGTAGGGCGTTCATCCAGTCGGTCACGACGTGCTCCAGGAAGTCCGCGAACTGATCCGGCGCCTGGAGAGCGCGCCCGTAGACCGCGAAGAACAGCCTGAACTCGGCGCCCTGTTGAGGGTCGGAGGCCCGCTCCCAGACCGCGC includes:
- a CDS encoding TetR/AcrR family transcriptional regulator — protein: MLDAVVDYTVEYGFSELSWRPVAAVLGVSPTTLVHRFGTKERMLQAVLGRLRERMFQTTRDTAGDQPDLATAVRAVWERASDPQQGAEFRLFFAVYGRALQAPDQFADFLEHVVTDWMNALRDAQGADTDPATATRTATLVIATIRGLLLDLLATGDRDRVHDAAESFLAMLEHKTRPPAGTGPD